One Desulfonatronum sp. SC1 genomic window carries:
- a CDS encoding glycine cleavage system protein R — protein MSNHAEKMMIAVFGQDRPGIVARVSGLLAEMGCNIEDATQTILHDRFAGMFVVQPVKESLGREQVLGALEDGFQGEELTFWVSPMEESAPPKPAQGTTDPFVLTTIGPDQLGLVAGVTGVLSRFGVNITALRANVKTEDVSQWVMIYEVDVPKSVDRKQFREALYGKAQELDQRLSLQHRDIFETVHRV, from the coding sequence ATGTCCAATCATGCGGAAAAAATGATGATCGCTGTTTTCGGCCAGGACCGTCCGGGGATCGTGGCCCGGGTTTCCGGGTTGTTGGCCGAAATGGGCTGCAATATCGAAGACGCCACGCAAACCATTCTGCATGACCGGTTTGCCGGAATGTTCGTGGTCCAGCCGGTCAAGGAGAGTCTGGGCCGGGAACAGGTGCTGGGTGCGCTGGAAGATGGCTTTCAGGGGGAGGAGCTGACCTTCTGGGTTTCGCCCATGGAAGAATCTGCGCCGCCCAAGCCGGCTCAGGGTACGACGGACCCGTTCGTTCTCACCACCATCGGCCCGGACCAGCTTGGCCTGGTGGCCGGAGTGACCGGAGTCCTGTCCCGGTTCGGTGTGAACATCACGGCCTTGCGGGCCAACGTCAAAACCGAGGACGTTTCGCAATGGGTGATGATCTATGAGGTGGATGTGCCCAAATCAGTGGATCGGAAGCAGTTCAGAGAAGCGCTCTACGGCAAGGCCCAGGAACTCGACCAACGCCTCAGCCTCCAGCACCGTGACATTTTCGAAACGGTGCATCGGGTTTGA